The following coding sequences are from one Augochlora pura isolate Apur16 chromosome 6, APUR_v2.2.1, whole genome shotgun sequence window:
- the Conu gene encoding rho GTPase-activating protein conundrum isoform X2: MSAQNRKYRESVCINTSGSHICVSNRLSSREYTFQSFVFPMHPRMAGRYYKEVKVDNIWMVQGKVDPMERTPGTTYMEGDNRLLDYWEEYQEMIEETKLLDDYLEEECPCNYDDGEEEAEWLRTAGLGQLTEAWKVGKEVAPEELGAALRTLSRAQAEAVKRRVRSLNHTVKQRFNQRQRVRKPDIRDVFKDVEASSTGTRSRSATPDSLDSVTGATPESVSPPPLSTGAATVIENHSSSVTVPTFVSVFQHRTSNENKETVRRTPSAPSTTVPTVSGTAAGTTTLPVQEIFRRAGNWLRGDVASDSEGIQLTGYHRLGTIHVSRPTAQRRSGSDPDEIANAVTGALNESAVNLSISPDDSTLRRNTSGHATVTRSHSSLYGLNRPAEEVLITRPLSRTSSHGHLSFEEMCRANEVKSQVWIGNAETFPSDDAQRRLGIETLSQRDLTRLQPLLWLELTAVFDKYNLPLQKRKPNKRRTKAGNLFGVSLSTLLLRDSQLTSEESNIPLVFQKVLAELTKRGVREEGILRVGGHKQKVESICVQLETDFYCKPREMDKLFKRTSCHDLAAVLKKLLRDLPQPLLTVELIDAFYQSHGVNDRRDLSHALNLLVLLLPIEHRCTLKALATFLKLIVENQMSNKMSIHNVAMIVAPSLFPPRYVHPRDRTDLTAQVNMAAICCRVTEALLGNTEKLWYVPSDLTNQLHRQSVEERYRKYKKKYC; encoded by the exons ATGTCAGCTCAAAATCGCAAATACCGTGAATCAGTGTGTATAAATACAAGTGGGAGTCACATATGCGTCAGCAACAGGTTGTCGAGTCGCGAGTACACGTTCCAGTCGTTCGTGTTTCCAAT GCACCCACGAATGGCTGGTCGATATTATAAAGAAGTAAAGGTGGATAATATCTGGATGGTTCAAGGAAAAGTAGACCCCATGGAAAGGACACCGGGAACAACATACATGGAAGGGGACAATCGTCTTCTGGATTATTGGGAAGAGTATCAGGAGATGATAGAAGAAACCAAATTGTTGGACGATTATTTGGAAGAGGAATGTCCCTGCAACTACGATG ATGGCGAGGAAGAAGCGGAATGGTTACGTACAGCTGGATTGGGACAACTGACAGAAGCATGGAAAGTTGGGAAAGAAGTGGCGCCGGAAGAGCTGGGAGCTGCGCTGCGAACATTGTCACGGGCTCAGGCAGAGGCTGTGAAACGACGCGTGCGGTCACTGAATCACACGGTGAAGCAGCGTTTCAATCAACGGCAACGCGTCCGAAAGCCAGACATCAGAGACGTGTTTAAAGATGTAGAG GCATCGAGCACGGGAACGAGATCCCGTAGTGCTACACCTGATTCTCTGGATTCTGTGACAGGCGCGACGCCAGAAAGCGTCTCGCCTCCGCCACTCTCGACGGGTGCTGCCACCGTTATCGAGAATCATTCTTCGAG TGTTACGGTACCGACATTTGTGTCTGTGTTTCAACACCGAACGTCAAATGAGAACAAAGAGACGGTTCGGAGAACCCCGAGCGCACCGTCGACAACGGTGCCAACGGTGTCCGGGACAGCTGCAGGTACCACCACACTGCCCGTTCAAGAAATTTTCAGACGCGCTGGAAATTGGCTGCGAGGAGACGTTGCGAGCGATTCAG AGGGTATTCAACTGACGGGTTATCACAGACTGGGGACGATACATGTATCGAGGCCAACGGCGCAAAGACGAAGTGGCAGTGATCCGGACGAAATAGCGAACGCAGTGACCGGTGCATTGAACGAATCCGCTGTAAATCTTAGCATCTCCCCCGACGATTCGACGCTGAG GAGAAATACAAGCGGGCACGCCACGGTTACTCGAAGTCATAGTAGTTTGTATGGATTGAATAGGCCAGCGGAAGAGGTTCTGATAACCCGTCCACTGAGCCGTACATCATCTCATGGCCACTTGAGTTTCGAGGAAATGTGTAGAGCGAACGAGGTCAAGTCGCAAGTATGGATTGGAAACGCGGAAACATTTCCGTCCGATGATGCGCAAAGACGATTAGGTATCGAGACGTTGTCGCAACGAGATCTAACGAGATTGCAGCCGCTGCTGTGGCTTGAACTAACCGCTGTCTTTGACAAGTACAATCTGCCGCTGCAGAAACGCAAACCAAACAAGCGTCGAACGAAAG CTGGAAACTTGTTTGGTGTGTCGTTGTCCACTCTGCTGCTTCGAGACAGTCAATTGACGTCCGAGGAGAGCAATATCCCGTTGGTGTTTCAAAAAGTTCTTGCCGAGTTGACAAAACGCGGCGTAAGGGAGGAGGGAATTCTTCGCGTCGGAGGACACAAACAGAAA GTAGAGTCGATATGCGTACAATTGGAAACGGACTTCTATTGTAAACCGAGAGAGATGGACAAATTATTCAAGCGCACGTCGTGTCACGACCTGGCCGCGGTTCTGAAAAAGTTGCTGCGCGATCTGCCGCAACCCCTGCTCACCGTCGAACTTATCGACGCGTTCTACCAGAGTCACG GAGTAAACGACCGACGAGATTTGTCGCACGCCTTGAACTTGCTGGTGCTGCTCTTACCGATAGAACACCGTTGTACCTTGAAAGCGTTAGCGACATTTTTGAAGCTGATCGTCGAGAATCAAATGTCGAACAAAATGTCGATCCATAATGTGGCGATGATCGTTGCTCCGTCGTTGTTTCCGCCGCGGTATGTTCATCCCCGCGATCGAACTGATTTAACGGCCCAGGTTAACATGGCCGCCATATGTTGTCGAGTGACAGAAGCTCTTCTCGGCAACACCGAGAAACTATGGTACGTACCGAGTGATCTTACGAATCAGTTGCACAGACAGTCCGTGGAAGAACGGTATCGCAAGTACAAGAAAAAGTATTGCTAA
- the Conu gene encoding rho GTPase-activating protein conundrum isoform X1, translating into MSAQNRKYRESVCINTSGSHICVSNRLSSREYTFQSFVFPMHPRMAGRYYKEVKVDNIWMVQGKVDPMERTPGTTYMEGDNRLLDYWEEYQEMIEETKLLDDYLEEECPCNYDDGEEEAEWLRTAGLGQLTEAWKVGKEVAPEELGAALRTLSRAQAEAVKRRVRSLNHTVKQRFNQRQRVRKPDIRDVFKDVEASSTGTRSRSATPDSLDSVTGATPESVSPPPLSTGAATVIENHSSRSVTVPTFVSVFQHRTSNENKETVRRTPSAPSTTVPTVSGTAAGTTTLPVQEIFRRAGNWLRGDVASDSEGIQLTGYHRLGTIHVSRPTAQRRSGSDPDEIANAVTGALNESAVNLSISPDDSTLRRNTSGHATVTRSHSSLYGLNRPAEEVLITRPLSRTSSHGHLSFEEMCRANEVKSQVWIGNAETFPSDDAQRRLGIETLSQRDLTRLQPLLWLELTAVFDKYNLPLQKRKPNKRRTKAGNLFGVSLSTLLLRDSQLTSEESNIPLVFQKVLAELTKRGVREEGILRVGGHKQKVESICVQLETDFYCKPREMDKLFKRTSCHDLAAVLKKLLRDLPQPLLTVELIDAFYQSHGVNDRRDLSHALNLLVLLLPIEHRCTLKALATFLKLIVENQMSNKMSIHNVAMIVAPSLFPPRYVHPRDRTDLTAQVNMAAICCRVTEALLGNTEKLWYVPSDLTNQLHRQSVEERYRKYKKKYC; encoded by the exons ATGTCAGCTCAAAATCGCAAATACCGTGAATCAGTGTGTATAAATACAAGTGGGAGTCACATATGCGTCAGCAACAGGTTGTCGAGTCGCGAGTACACGTTCCAGTCGTTCGTGTTTCCAAT GCACCCACGAATGGCTGGTCGATATTATAAAGAAGTAAAGGTGGATAATATCTGGATGGTTCAAGGAAAAGTAGACCCCATGGAAAGGACACCGGGAACAACATACATGGAAGGGGACAATCGTCTTCTGGATTATTGGGAAGAGTATCAGGAGATGATAGAAGAAACCAAATTGTTGGACGATTATTTGGAAGAGGAATGTCCCTGCAACTACGATG ATGGCGAGGAAGAAGCGGAATGGTTACGTACAGCTGGATTGGGACAACTGACAGAAGCATGGAAAGTTGGGAAAGAAGTGGCGCCGGAAGAGCTGGGAGCTGCGCTGCGAACATTGTCACGGGCTCAGGCAGAGGCTGTGAAACGACGCGTGCGGTCACTGAATCACACGGTGAAGCAGCGTTTCAATCAACGGCAACGCGTCCGAAAGCCAGACATCAGAGACGTGTTTAAAGATGTAGAG GCATCGAGCACGGGAACGAGATCCCGTAGTGCTACACCTGATTCTCTGGATTCTGTGACAGGCGCGACGCCAGAAAGCGTCTCGCCTCCGCCACTCTCGACGGGTGCTGCCACCGTTATCGAGAATCATTCTTCGAG AAGTGTTACGGTACCGACATTTGTGTCTGTGTTTCAACACCGAACGTCAAATGAGAACAAAGAGACGGTTCGGAGAACCCCGAGCGCACCGTCGACAACGGTGCCAACGGTGTCCGGGACAGCTGCAGGTACCACCACACTGCCCGTTCAAGAAATTTTCAGACGCGCTGGAAATTGGCTGCGAGGAGACGTTGCGAGCGATTCAG AGGGTATTCAACTGACGGGTTATCACAGACTGGGGACGATACATGTATCGAGGCCAACGGCGCAAAGACGAAGTGGCAGTGATCCGGACGAAATAGCGAACGCAGTGACCGGTGCATTGAACGAATCCGCTGTAAATCTTAGCATCTCCCCCGACGATTCGACGCTGAG GAGAAATACAAGCGGGCACGCCACGGTTACTCGAAGTCATAGTAGTTTGTATGGATTGAATAGGCCAGCGGAAGAGGTTCTGATAACCCGTCCACTGAGCCGTACATCATCTCATGGCCACTTGAGTTTCGAGGAAATGTGTAGAGCGAACGAGGTCAAGTCGCAAGTATGGATTGGAAACGCGGAAACATTTCCGTCCGATGATGCGCAAAGACGATTAGGTATCGAGACGTTGTCGCAACGAGATCTAACGAGATTGCAGCCGCTGCTGTGGCTTGAACTAACCGCTGTCTTTGACAAGTACAATCTGCCGCTGCAGAAACGCAAACCAAACAAGCGTCGAACGAAAG CTGGAAACTTGTTTGGTGTGTCGTTGTCCACTCTGCTGCTTCGAGACAGTCAATTGACGTCCGAGGAGAGCAATATCCCGTTGGTGTTTCAAAAAGTTCTTGCCGAGTTGACAAAACGCGGCGTAAGGGAGGAGGGAATTCTTCGCGTCGGAGGACACAAACAGAAA GTAGAGTCGATATGCGTACAATTGGAAACGGACTTCTATTGTAAACCGAGAGAGATGGACAAATTATTCAAGCGCACGTCGTGTCACGACCTGGCCGCGGTTCTGAAAAAGTTGCTGCGCGATCTGCCGCAACCCCTGCTCACCGTCGAACTTATCGACGCGTTCTACCAGAGTCACG GAGTAAACGACCGACGAGATTTGTCGCACGCCTTGAACTTGCTGGTGCTGCTCTTACCGATAGAACACCGTTGTACCTTGAAAGCGTTAGCGACATTTTTGAAGCTGATCGTCGAGAATCAAATGTCGAACAAAATGTCGATCCATAATGTGGCGATGATCGTTGCTCCGTCGTTGTTTCCGCCGCGGTATGTTCATCCCCGCGATCGAACTGATTTAACGGCCCAGGTTAACATGGCCGCCATATGTTGTCGAGTGACAGAAGCTCTTCTCGGCAACACCGAGAAACTATGGTACGTACCGAGTGATCTTACGAATCAGTTGCACAGACAGTCCGTGGAAGAACGGTATCGCAAGTACAAGAAAAAGTATTGCTAA
- the Conu gene encoding rho GTPase-activating protein conundrum isoform X3: protein MHPRMAGRYYKEVKVDNIWMVQGKVDPMERTPGTTYMEGDNRLLDYWEEYQEMIEETKLLDDYLEEECPCNYDDGEEEAEWLRTAGLGQLTEAWKVGKEVAPEELGAALRTLSRAQAEAVKRRVRSLNHTVKQRFNQRQRVRKPDIRDVFKDVEASSTGTRSRSATPDSLDSVTGATPESVSPPPLSTGAATVIENHSSRSVTVPTFVSVFQHRTSNENKETVRRTPSAPSTTVPTVSGTAAGTTTLPVQEIFRRAGNWLRGDVASDSEGIQLTGYHRLGTIHVSRPTAQRRSGSDPDEIANAVTGALNESAVNLSISPDDSTLRRNTSGHATVTRSHSSLYGLNRPAEEVLITRPLSRTSSHGHLSFEEMCRANEVKSQVWIGNAETFPSDDAQRRLGIETLSQRDLTRLQPLLWLELTAVFDKYNLPLQKRKPNKRRTKAGNLFGVSLSTLLLRDSQLTSEESNIPLVFQKVLAELTKRGVREEGILRVGGHKQKVESICVQLETDFYCKPREMDKLFKRTSCHDLAAVLKKLLRDLPQPLLTVELIDAFYQSHGVNDRRDLSHALNLLVLLLPIEHRCTLKALATFLKLIVENQMSNKMSIHNVAMIVAPSLFPPRYVHPRDRTDLTAQVNMAAICCRVTEALLGNTEKLWYVPSDLTNQLHRQSVEERYRKYKKKYC from the exons AT GCACCCACGAATGGCTGGTCGATATTATAAAGAAGTAAAGGTGGATAATATCTGGATGGTTCAAGGAAAAGTAGACCCCATGGAAAGGACACCGGGAACAACATACATGGAAGGGGACAATCGTCTTCTGGATTATTGGGAAGAGTATCAGGAGATGATAGAAGAAACCAAATTGTTGGACGATTATTTGGAAGAGGAATGTCCCTGCAACTACGATG ATGGCGAGGAAGAAGCGGAATGGTTACGTACAGCTGGATTGGGACAACTGACAGAAGCATGGAAAGTTGGGAAAGAAGTGGCGCCGGAAGAGCTGGGAGCTGCGCTGCGAACATTGTCACGGGCTCAGGCAGAGGCTGTGAAACGACGCGTGCGGTCACTGAATCACACGGTGAAGCAGCGTTTCAATCAACGGCAACGCGTCCGAAAGCCAGACATCAGAGACGTGTTTAAAGATGTAGAG GCATCGAGCACGGGAACGAGATCCCGTAGTGCTACACCTGATTCTCTGGATTCTGTGACAGGCGCGACGCCAGAAAGCGTCTCGCCTCCGCCACTCTCGACGGGTGCTGCCACCGTTATCGAGAATCATTCTTCGAG AAGTGTTACGGTACCGACATTTGTGTCTGTGTTTCAACACCGAACGTCAAATGAGAACAAAGAGACGGTTCGGAGAACCCCGAGCGCACCGTCGACAACGGTGCCAACGGTGTCCGGGACAGCTGCAGGTACCACCACACTGCCCGTTCAAGAAATTTTCAGACGCGCTGGAAATTGGCTGCGAGGAGACGTTGCGAGCGATTCAG AGGGTATTCAACTGACGGGTTATCACAGACTGGGGACGATACATGTATCGAGGCCAACGGCGCAAAGACGAAGTGGCAGTGATCCGGACGAAATAGCGAACGCAGTGACCGGTGCATTGAACGAATCCGCTGTAAATCTTAGCATCTCCCCCGACGATTCGACGCTGAG GAGAAATACAAGCGGGCACGCCACGGTTACTCGAAGTCATAGTAGTTTGTATGGATTGAATAGGCCAGCGGAAGAGGTTCTGATAACCCGTCCACTGAGCCGTACATCATCTCATGGCCACTTGAGTTTCGAGGAAATGTGTAGAGCGAACGAGGTCAAGTCGCAAGTATGGATTGGAAACGCGGAAACATTTCCGTCCGATGATGCGCAAAGACGATTAGGTATCGAGACGTTGTCGCAACGAGATCTAACGAGATTGCAGCCGCTGCTGTGGCTTGAACTAACCGCTGTCTTTGACAAGTACAATCTGCCGCTGCAGAAACGCAAACCAAACAAGCGTCGAACGAAAG CTGGAAACTTGTTTGGTGTGTCGTTGTCCACTCTGCTGCTTCGAGACAGTCAATTGACGTCCGAGGAGAGCAATATCCCGTTGGTGTTTCAAAAAGTTCTTGCCGAGTTGACAAAACGCGGCGTAAGGGAGGAGGGAATTCTTCGCGTCGGAGGACACAAACAGAAA GTAGAGTCGATATGCGTACAATTGGAAACGGACTTCTATTGTAAACCGAGAGAGATGGACAAATTATTCAAGCGCACGTCGTGTCACGACCTGGCCGCGGTTCTGAAAAAGTTGCTGCGCGATCTGCCGCAACCCCTGCTCACCGTCGAACTTATCGACGCGTTCTACCAGAGTCACG GAGTAAACGACCGACGAGATTTGTCGCACGCCTTGAACTTGCTGGTGCTGCTCTTACCGATAGAACACCGTTGTACCTTGAAAGCGTTAGCGACATTTTTGAAGCTGATCGTCGAGAATCAAATGTCGAACAAAATGTCGATCCATAATGTGGCGATGATCGTTGCTCCGTCGTTGTTTCCGCCGCGGTATGTTCATCCCCGCGATCGAACTGATTTAACGGCCCAGGTTAACATGGCCGCCATATGTTGTCGAGTGACAGAAGCTCTTCTCGGCAACACCGAGAAACTATGGTACGTACCGAGTGATCTTACGAATCAGTTGCACAGACAGTCCGTGGAAGAACGGTATCGCAAGTACAAGAAAAAGTATTGCTAA
- the Conu gene encoding rho GTPase-activating protein conundrum isoform X4 codes for MAGRYYKEVKVDNIWMVQGKVDPMERTPGTTYMEGDNRLLDYWEEYQEMIEETKLLDDYLEEECPCNYDDGEEEAEWLRTAGLGQLTEAWKVGKEVAPEELGAALRTLSRAQAEAVKRRVRSLNHTVKQRFNQRQRVRKPDIRDVFKDVEASSTGTRSRSATPDSLDSVTGATPESVSPPPLSTGAATVIENHSSRSVTVPTFVSVFQHRTSNENKETVRRTPSAPSTTVPTVSGTAAGTTTLPVQEIFRRAGNWLRGDVASDSEGIQLTGYHRLGTIHVSRPTAQRRSGSDPDEIANAVTGALNESAVNLSISPDDSTLRRNTSGHATVTRSHSSLYGLNRPAEEVLITRPLSRTSSHGHLSFEEMCRANEVKSQVWIGNAETFPSDDAQRRLGIETLSQRDLTRLQPLLWLELTAVFDKYNLPLQKRKPNKRRTKAGNLFGVSLSTLLLRDSQLTSEESNIPLVFQKVLAELTKRGVREEGILRVGGHKQKVESICVQLETDFYCKPREMDKLFKRTSCHDLAAVLKKLLRDLPQPLLTVELIDAFYQSHGVNDRRDLSHALNLLVLLLPIEHRCTLKALATFLKLIVENQMSNKMSIHNVAMIVAPSLFPPRYVHPRDRTDLTAQVNMAAICCRVTEALLGNTEKLWYVPSDLTNQLHRQSVEERYRKYKKKYC; via the exons ATGGCTGGTCGATATTATAAAGAAGTAAAGGTGGATAATATCTGGATGGTTCAAGGAAAAGTAGACCCCATGGAAAGGACACCGGGAACAACATACATGGAAGGGGACAATCGTCTTCTGGATTATTGGGAAGAGTATCAGGAGATGATAGAAGAAACCAAATTGTTGGACGATTATTTGGAAGAGGAATGTCCCTGCAACTACGATG ATGGCGAGGAAGAAGCGGAATGGTTACGTACAGCTGGATTGGGACAACTGACAGAAGCATGGAAAGTTGGGAAAGAAGTGGCGCCGGAAGAGCTGGGAGCTGCGCTGCGAACATTGTCACGGGCTCAGGCAGAGGCTGTGAAACGACGCGTGCGGTCACTGAATCACACGGTGAAGCAGCGTTTCAATCAACGGCAACGCGTCCGAAAGCCAGACATCAGAGACGTGTTTAAAGATGTAGAG GCATCGAGCACGGGAACGAGATCCCGTAGTGCTACACCTGATTCTCTGGATTCTGTGACAGGCGCGACGCCAGAAAGCGTCTCGCCTCCGCCACTCTCGACGGGTGCTGCCACCGTTATCGAGAATCATTCTTCGAG AAGTGTTACGGTACCGACATTTGTGTCTGTGTTTCAACACCGAACGTCAAATGAGAACAAAGAGACGGTTCGGAGAACCCCGAGCGCACCGTCGACAACGGTGCCAACGGTGTCCGGGACAGCTGCAGGTACCACCACACTGCCCGTTCAAGAAATTTTCAGACGCGCTGGAAATTGGCTGCGAGGAGACGTTGCGAGCGATTCAG AGGGTATTCAACTGACGGGTTATCACAGACTGGGGACGATACATGTATCGAGGCCAACGGCGCAAAGACGAAGTGGCAGTGATCCGGACGAAATAGCGAACGCAGTGACCGGTGCATTGAACGAATCCGCTGTAAATCTTAGCATCTCCCCCGACGATTCGACGCTGAG GAGAAATACAAGCGGGCACGCCACGGTTACTCGAAGTCATAGTAGTTTGTATGGATTGAATAGGCCAGCGGAAGAGGTTCTGATAACCCGTCCACTGAGCCGTACATCATCTCATGGCCACTTGAGTTTCGAGGAAATGTGTAGAGCGAACGAGGTCAAGTCGCAAGTATGGATTGGAAACGCGGAAACATTTCCGTCCGATGATGCGCAAAGACGATTAGGTATCGAGACGTTGTCGCAACGAGATCTAACGAGATTGCAGCCGCTGCTGTGGCTTGAACTAACCGCTGTCTTTGACAAGTACAATCTGCCGCTGCAGAAACGCAAACCAAACAAGCGTCGAACGAAAG CTGGAAACTTGTTTGGTGTGTCGTTGTCCACTCTGCTGCTTCGAGACAGTCAATTGACGTCCGAGGAGAGCAATATCCCGTTGGTGTTTCAAAAAGTTCTTGCCGAGTTGACAAAACGCGGCGTAAGGGAGGAGGGAATTCTTCGCGTCGGAGGACACAAACAGAAA GTAGAGTCGATATGCGTACAATTGGAAACGGACTTCTATTGTAAACCGAGAGAGATGGACAAATTATTCAAGCGCACGTCGTGTCACGACCTGGCCGCGGTTCTGAAAAAGTTGCTGCGCGATCTGCCGCAACCCCTGCTCACCGTCGAACTTATCGACGCGTTCTACCAGAGTCACG GAGTAAACGACCGACGAGATTTGTCGCACGCCTTGAACTTGCTGGTGCTGCTCTTACCGATAGAACACCGTTGTACCTTGAAAGCGTTAGCGACATTTTTGAAGCTGATCGTCGAGAATCAAATGTCGAACAAAATGTCGATCCATAATGTGGCGATGATCGTTGCTCCGTCGTTGTTTCCGCCGCGGTATGTTCATCCCCGCGATCGAACTGATTTAACGGCCCAGGTTAACATGGCCGCCATATGTTGTCGAGTGACAGAAGCTCTTCTCGGCAACACCGAGAAACTATGGTACGTACCGAGTGATCTTACGAATCAGTTGCACAGACAGTCCGTGGAAGAACGGTATCGCAAGTACAAGAAAAAGTATTGCTAA